The following coding sequences lie in one Sorghum bicolor cultivar BTx623 chromosome 6, Sorghum_bicolor_NCBIv3, whole genome shotgun sequence genomic window:
- the LOC110436408 gene encoding uncharacterized protein LOC110436408, with translation MHVSDLEEVQPQAESVGSGAATAASTSSAIDIPSLIERAIAKLPPDLAAQAVDKKRKARSQDPGWQYGWWPDPSKKDFVQCIFCKKVVPSGISRFKQHHAGGFGDAIGCPQSPELVKREMVAYIKKNSRTVVVAAADEDGEVEEEDVPAAEEDVAAAAVPVPSSGTKGKQAKKKIAQAPITTFTVTAAVKPATQKQSRPVSSMLCKSPEEVVSERYKSKLTQPTLEHCTKRSKEAKQIVDDHVADFFYENRLPLNVINSRSWEVLLESIGQYGPGYRSPSYHEIRNPLLEKAVNRTSELRKKHEQAWKEYGCSIMSDGWTDTSHRHLINFLANSPAGTFFLGFVDASSEIANAPMLADLLEKQIDKVGKEHVVQLVTDNGANFKLAGRLLMERIPHLFWTPCAAHCLDLLLEDIGKIKEFSTCINKAKRVTRFVYKHGRVLDLMRDKIGGDLVRPGVTRFATSFLTLASMHRHKNALRSLVVCDEWHNLSFSVTQEGRRVENIILSAPFWSKVELCLKASQPLLIAMRIADGDETPAAPEIMAAMEVAKATIKKSLKGKPTLLNEVLKYYDNRWENQMEQDLYGAALYLNPNKFFAIKEKDRRQAHRLRIMFNKVLWKMVSEEEEQNKISMQADDYERAEGPYKKKRNRLEHQRLNKLVYVSYNRKMENRFRKIRELGSKGKRSNPLLLEEFQWENEWVNDNCEVAQEGGGSGNDITWAQVDEAVGATQSLQGRGLPRAAAARVVGQTTQTYVRHRKRARNTVTQDIEEDDDELQEDNAELDSATVVEEDEGSAPGGGGGDEDGHGGFDLVNDLLD, from the exons ATGCATGTGTCTGACCTTGAAGAAGTTCAACCACAAGCAGAATCTGTTGGGTCAGGTGCTGCTACTGCTGCTTCAACCTCATCTGCTATAGATATCCCCTCCCTAATTGAGAGGGCCATAGCAAAACTACCTCCAGACCTTGCTGCTCAAGCTGTTGACAAAAAGAGGAAGGCAAGAAGTCAAGATCCAGGATGGCAGTATGGGTGGTGGCCAGATCCTTCCAAGAAAGATTTTGTGCAATGCATTTTTTGCAAGAAGGTAGTCCCTTCTGGAATAAGTAGGTTTAAGCAACACCATGCTGGGGGGTTTGGAGATGCTATTGGTTGTCCTCAGAGTCCAGAACTAGTTAAGAGGGAGATGGTTGCTtacataaaaaaaaattcaaggacTGTGGTTGTGGCAGCGGCGGATGAAGATGGTGAAGTTGAAGAGGAAGATGTTCCTGCTGCAGAGGAAGATGTTGCTGCTGCAGCTGTACCAGTACCAAGTTCTGGAACAAAAGGTAAACAAGCCAAGAAGAAGATTGCTCAAGCTCCCATCACTACTTTCACTGTTACTGCTGCAGTAAAACCTGCAACTCAAAAACAGTCCAGGCCAGTGAGTTCCATGCTTTGCAAGTCACCAGAGGAGGTAGTTTCAGAGAGGTACAAATCCAAGCTAACTCAACCTACACTTGAGCACTGCACAAAGAGAAGTAAGGAGGCCAAACAAATTGTTGATGATCATGTTGCAGACTTCTTTTATGAGAATCGCCTTCCATTGAATGTGATTAATTCAAGAAGCTGGGAAGTCTTGCTAGAGTCAATTGGACAATACGGTCCAGGTTACCGCTCACCATCATATCATGAGATTAGGAATCCGCTCCTAGAAAAAGCTGTGAATAGAACATCGGAATTGAGGAAGAAGCATGAGCAGGCTTGGAAGGAATATGGCTGCAGCATAATGTCTGATGGGTGGACTGACACAAGCCATCGCCATCTGATAAATTTCCTTGCTAACAGTCCAGCAGGGACTttctttctagggtttgttgatGCTTCAAGTGAGATAGCAAATGCACCTATGTTGGCTGACTTGTTAGAGAAGCAAATAGATAAGGTTGGGAAAGAACATGTGGTGCAACTTGTCACTGACAATGGAGCCAATTTTAAGCTAGCAGGGAGGCTTTTAATGGAGAGGATCCCTCATCTATTTTGGACACCATGTGCAGCCCATTGCTTGGATTTGTTGCTGGAAGATATtgggaagatcaaggaattcagCACTTGCATAAACAAGGCAAAGAGGGTGACCAGATTCGTGTACAAGCATGGGAGGGTTCTAGACCTAATGCGAGATAAAATTGGAGGAGATCTTGTGAGGCCAGGTGTAACTCGCTTTGCCACTTCATTCCTCACATTGGCAAGCATGCATAGGCATAAGAATGCATTGAGGAGTTTAGTGGTTTGTGATGAATGGCATAACCTCAGCTTTTCAGTTACTCAAGAAGGCCGGCGCGTTGAGAACATTATCCTTTCAGCGCCATTTTGGAGCAAAGTGGAATTATGCCTAAAAGCTTCACAACCACTTCTTATTGCTATGAGGATAGCTGATGGAGATGAGACACCAGCAGCTCCTGAGATTATGGCAGCCATGGAAGTGGCGAAGGCCACAATTAAGAAATCTTTAAAAGGAAAACCAACTCTACTCAACGAAGTACTAAAATACTATGACAATcgatgggaaaaccaaatggaGCAGGACCTGTATGGAGCAGCCCTATACTTGAATCCAAACAAGTTTTTTGccataaaagaaaaagataggagACAAGCCCACAGGCTGAGGATCATGTTTAATAAAGTTTTGTGGAAGATGGTGAGTGAAGAGGAGGAACAGAACAAGATAAGCATGCAGGCAGATGACTATGAGAGGGCTGAAG GTccatacaaaaaaaaaagaaacaggtTAGAGCATCAGAGGCTAAATAAGCTGGTTTATGTGAGCTACAACCGAAAGATGGAAAATAGATTTAGGAAAATTAGAGAGCTAGGTTCTAAAGGAAAGAGAAGCAACCCACTTTTGCTTGAAGAATTCCAATGGGAAAATGAATGGGTCAATGACAATTGTGAAGTTGCTCAAGAAGGTGGTGGCAGTGGCAATGATATCActtgggctcaagtggatgaagCTGTTGGTGCAACTCAGAGTCTACAGGGACGTGGCCTGCCTagggctgctgctgctcgtgTTGTGGGTCAGACGACTCAGACTTATGTTAGGCACAGAAAGCGTGCAAGGAATACAGTGACCCAAGATATTGAAGAAGATGACGATGAActccaagaagataatgcagaaTTAGATTCAGCAACAGTAGTGGAGGAGGATGAAGGTTCTGCacctggaggtggaggtggagatgAAGATGGACATGGAGGCTTCGATTTGGTTAATGATTTGCTTGATTAG